Proteins encoded by one window of Streptomyces sp. LX-29:
- a CDS encoding FtsX-like permease family protein has translation MRMLPIALKSLRARWVSLIGAFTALALGVAMMTVMLLGLATAMALPSDEAVVSLVAALGTAGGVSAFVSAFVVASTFSYAVAQRRRELGLLRLAGATRAQVRRTVLAEALVLGVVASAVGCVLGRLAAPGMVRWLADVGMAPPDLTLGQRSWPLHAAFWTGLLVALAGVAVAARRAGRLGPLDALRTADLDTGVMTAGRWFWGLGLLLTAAALTGNALVTDPADLLHRKTYTVQPMVLISACGLLAPVLARPLLRAFTWLPARWTSYAGRLVRENASTALRRTGAVAAPVLVSVALTGSLAGALDTVSAARTAEARSRTAADFVVVPHTASPDALAAALRAVPGVTVSPSAPTELSLVESDGTVVRSEARTADPATLATTARLPVLKGSVSALDDDGIVLPEEWGQTTIGAPVRVVRADGSRATLRVAAVLRDGLGDNGLYVTARNAPGARVDRIEIRLTATADATTPDLLRAAAHRFGVTVATREEWLAATAPAASRVAWLRTVLVLGLALTYTGIALANTLVMATADRRRELALLRLAGATRAQVIRLVTTESVLVVAVGSALGCAVAAVQLGTMHAGLALLGAGAPLVVPWRPLGLVTGACVLIAAPSAALAAAWALRRRPVAAAAR, from the coding sequence ATGAGGATGTTGCCGATTGCACTGAAGTCCCTCCGGGCCCGCTGGGTCTCGCTCATCGGAGCGTTCACCGCCCTCGCGCTCGGCGTCGCGATGATGACGGTCATGCTGCTCGGGCTGGCCACCGCCATGGCGCTGCCCAGCGACGAGGCCGTGGTGTCGCTGGTGGCGGCGCTCGGCACGGCGGGCGGGGTGAGCGCCTTCGTGTCGGCGTTCGTCGTCGCCTCCACCTTCTCGTACGCGGTGGCCCAGCGGCGGCGCGAGCTCGGCCTGCTGCGCCTGGCCGGCGCCACCCGCGCCCAGGTGCGACGCACCGTCCTCGCCGAGGCCCTCGTCCTCGGCGTCGTGGCCTCCGCCGTCGGCTGCGTACTGGGCCGGCTCGCGGCCCCCGGGATGGTGCGCTGGCTCGCGGACGTCGGCATGGCACCGCCCGACCTCACCCTCGGGCAGCGGAGCTGGCCCCTGCACGCCGCGTTCTGGACGGGCCTGCTGGTGGCCCTGGCCGGGGTCGCGGTGGCCGCCCGGCGCGCCGGCCGGCTCGGGCCGCTGGACGCGCTGCGCACCGCGGACCTCGACACCGGGGTGATGACCGCCGGCCGCTGGTTCTGGGGCCTGGGGCTGCTCCTCACCGCCGCCGCCCTGACCGGCAACGCCCTGGTCACCGACCCCGCCGACCTGCTCCACCGCAAGACGTACACCGTGCAGCCGATGGTGCTGATCTCCGCGTGCGGCCTGCTCGCCCCGGTCCTGGCACGCCCGCTGCTGCGCGCCTTCACCTGGCTGCCGGCCCGCTGGACCTCGTACGCCGGCCGGCTGGTGCGGGAGAACGCCTCGACGGCGCTGCGCCGCACGGGCGCCGTCGCCGCGCCCGTGCTGGTGTCGGTGGCGCTGACGGGCTCGCTGGCCGGGGCCCTGGACACGGTGAGCGCCGCCCGCACGGCCGAGGCCCGCTCGCGGACCGCCGCCGACTTCGTCGTCGTACCGCACACCGCCTCCCCCGATGCCCTCGCCGCCGCGCTGCGTGCCGTCCCGGGCGTCACCGTCTCCCCCTCCGCCCCCACCGAGCTCTCGCTGGTCGAATCGGACGGCACCGTGGTCAGGTCAGAGGCCCGGACGGCCGATCCGGCCACCCTGGCGACCACCGCCCGACTGCCCGTGCTCAAGGGCTCGGTGTCCGCACTGGACGACGACGGCATCGTGCTGCCCGAGGAGTGGGGTCAGACCACCATCGGCGCCCCGGTACGGGTGGTGCGCGCGGACGGCAGCCGGGCGACCCTGCGGGTGGCCGCCGTCCTGCGCGACGGTCTGGGGGACAACGGGCTGTACGTCACCGCCCGCAACGCCCCGGGCGCTCGCGTCGACCGCATCGAGATCAGACTCACCGCCACGGCCGACGCCACCACCCCCGACCTGCTCCGCGCCGCCGCACACCGGTTCGGCGTCACGGTCGCCACCCGGGAGGAGTGGCTGGCCGCCACCGCCCCCGCCGCGAGCCGGGTCGCCTGGCTGCGGACCGTCCTCGTCCTGGGCCTCGCCCTGACCTACACCGGCATCGCGCTCGCCAACACCCTGGTGATGGCGACCGCCGACCGGCGCCGTGAACTGGCCCTGCTGCGCCTGGCCGGCGCCACCCGGGCTCAGGTGATACGGCTGGTGACCACCGAGTCGGTGCTGGTGGTGGCGGTCGGGTCGGCGCTGGGCTGCGCCGTGGCCGCCGTCCAACTGGGGACCATGCACGCCGGTTTGGCGCTGCTCGGGGCGGGTGCGCCACTGGTCGTGCCCTGGCGCCCGCTCGGCCTGGTGACAGGGGCGTGTGTGCTGATCGCGGCACCCTCCGCGGCACTGGCCGCCGCGTGGGCGCTGCGCCGCCGCCCGGTGGCGGCGGCAGCGCGTTAG
- a CDS encoding sensor histidine kinase, whose product MGENGVWQEMKRPGFVRSATPWRAAGYLLLSGAAGVLLCVGLLVAVLVAGVLAVVLVGLPLLAGLALVGVPYAAWERRLLRLLDGAPAADPHRLPTRPGLSAWLRLRYREQATWRELGFTVLAAFVLWPVDLVVAGCALVVPVYLLAALPLLLADGEQVNVLKLWEVHSPFVAGVLGIAGLLASALFAYPLTAVAAGRAALVRLMLSPGGQERRIGELVSSRARLVDAFEAERRRIERDLHDGAQQRLVALSMTLGLARLDAPPGSALAAQLAAAHREAGEALSGLRELINGIHPQVLTDRGLPDACADAADRSPVPVEVRFDLPGRLPPAVESAGYFAVSEALANIAKHSGAEAARIEGRYADGLLTIDVSDDGGGGADPAGGTGLTGLADRVSVVDGSLTVSSPPGGPTLLCVEIPCTPLNPTRSA is encoded by the coding sequence ATGGGCGAGAACGGCGTCTGGCAAGAGATGAAGCGCCCGGGTTTCGTGCGGTCGGCGACACCGTGGCGGGCGGCCGGGTACCTGCTTCTGAGCGGGGCGGCCGGGGTGTTGCTCTGCGTGGGCTTGCTGGTGGCGGTCCTTGTTGCCGGGGTGCTGGCGGTGGTGCTGGTGGGGCTGCCGCTGTTGGCGGGGCTGGCCCTGGTGGGGGTGCCGTACGCGGCGTGGGAGCGGCGGCTGTTGCGGCTGCTGGACGGCGCGCCGGCGGCGGATCCGCATCGGCTGCCGACCCGTCCCGGGCTGTCGGCCTGGCTGCGGCTGCGCTACCGGGAGCAGGCGACCTGGCGGGAGTTGGGCTTCACCGTGCTGGCGGCGTTCGTGCTGTGGCCGGTGGACCTGGTCGTGGCGGGCTGTGCGCTGGTGGTGCCGGTGTACCTGCTGGCGGCCCTGCCCCTGCTGCTGGCCGACGGCGAGCAGGTGAACGTCCTGAAGCTGTGGGAGGTCCATTCGCCGTTCGTCGCGGGTGTGTTGGGGATCGCCGGCCTGCTGGCGTCGGCGCTGTTCGCCTATCCGCTGACGGCGGTGGCGGCGGGCCGGGCCGCGCTGGTGCGGCTGATGCTGTCGCCGGGAGGGCAGGAGCGGCGGATCGGTGAGCTGGTCAGCTCCCGGGCCAGGCTGGTGGACGCCTTCGAGGCGGAGCGCCGCCGGATCGAGCGCGATCTGCACGACGGCGCCCAACAGCGGCTGGTGGCCCTTTCGATGACGCTGGGGCTGGCCCGGTTGGACGCTCCGCCGGGCAGTGCGCTGGCCGCCCAGCTGGCCGCCGCGCACCGGGAGGCGGGCGAAGCGCTCTCCGGGCTGAGAGAACTGATCAACGGCATCCACCCCCAGGTGCTCACGGACCGCGGCCTGCCGGACGCCTGCGCGGATGCCGCCGACCGCTCGCCCGTACCCGTCGAGGTCCGCTTCGACCTGCCCGGACGACTGCCCCCGGCGGTCGAGTCGGCCGGCTACTTCGCGGTGTCCGAGGCGCTGGCCAACATCGCCAAGCACAGCGGTGCCGAGGCCGCCCGGATCGAGGGGCGCTACGCTGACGGACTGTTGACGATCGACGTGTCGGACGACGGGGGCGGCGGCGCCGACCCGGCAGGCGGTACCGGGCTCACCGGGCTGGCCGACCGGGTCTCGGTGGTGGACGGTTCGCTGACGGTGAGCAGCCCGCCCGGCGGACCGACCCTGCTGTGCGTGGAGATCCCTTGCACCCCACTGAACCCGACCCGCTCCGCGTAG
- a CDS encoding response regulator transcription factor — protein MHPTEPDPLRVVLAEDGVLLREGLIGLLARFGHRVVAAVGDAEALHAAVAEHGPDIVITDVRMPPGQTDEGLRAAVALRQQRPGLPVLVLSQYVQHSYAADLLDSGSGSAVGYLLKDRIGQVEDFLSAVDTVATGGTVVDPEVVRQLLRRRRDPLERLTPREREVLALMAEGRSNTAICRELVVSDAAVSKHIGNILMKLDLPPAEETHRRVLAVLEFLRA, from the coding sequence TTGCACCCCACTGAACCCGACCCGCTCCGCGTAGTCCTGGCCGAGGACGGTGTGCTGCTGCGCGAGGGGCTGATCGGTCTGCTCGCCCGCTTCGGCCACCGGGTGGTGGCCGCGGTGGGTGATGCCGAGGCCCTGCACGCCGCCGTCGCCGAGCACGGGCCGGACATCGTGATCACCGATGTGCGGATGCCGCCGGGCCAGACCGACGAGGGGCTACGCGCCGCCGTCGCCCTGCGCCAGCAGCGGCCGGGGCTGCCGGTACTGGTCCTCAGCCAGTACGTCCAACACTCCTACGCAGCCGACCTGTTGGACTCCGGGAGCGGCTCGGCCGTCGGCTATCTCCTCAAAGACCGGATCGGCCAGGTCGAGGACTTCCTCTCGGCGGTCGACACGGTGGCGACCGGCGGCACCGTGGTCGACCCGGAGGTCGTGCGCCAGTTGCTGCGCCGACGCCGCGACCCGCTGGAGCGGCTGACCCCACGCGAGCGCGAGGTGCTGGCGCTCATGGCCGAAGGCCGATCCAACACGGCGATCTGCCGCGAGCTGGTGGTGTCGGACGCCGCGGTGAGCAAGCACATCGGCAACATCCTGATGAAGCTGGACCTGCCCCCGGCCGAGGAGACCCACCGCCGCGTGCTGGCGGTGCTGGAGTTCCTACGGGCCTGA
- a CDS encoding dienelactone hydrolase family protein, translating into MPTKTLQIPTADGQADAFAAFPDRGEHHPGVLMYADGFGIRPVLREMARELAGHGYYVLVPNLFYRHGPAPVIELPEHIGEEARPAIFAQLMPLIEAHTTERVLSDADAYLRFLTTQPEVSAGPVAVTGYCIGGLLAMRTAAAHPDQVAAIAAFHGPVGADGPELFSKLTAHVHLGHAEGDITREALSELNQALDTAGVNYTSEIYPGTIHGFTMSDTDAFSASGLKRHWDHLLPLLDRTLGNS; encoded by the coding sequence ATGCCCACCAAGACGCTGCAGATTCCCACCGCGGACGGCCAGGCCGATGCATTCGCCGCCTTCCCCGACCGCGGCGAGCACCACCCAGGGGTGCTGATGTACGCGGACGGCTTCGGCATCCGGCCCGTGCTGCGGGAGATGGCCCGCGAACTGGCCGGGCACGGGTACTACGTGCTCGTCCCCAACCTCTTCTACCGGCACGGCCCGGCACCGGTGATCGAACTTCCCGAGCACATCGGAGAGGAGGCCCGACCCGCGATCTTCGCCCAGCTGATGCCGCTGATCGAGGCGCACACCACCGAACGTGTTCTGAGCGACGCTGACGCCTACCTCAGGTTCCTCACCACCCAGCCCGAGGTCAGCGCCGGACCGGTCGCGGTGACCGGCTACTGCATAGGCGGCCTCCTGGCGATGCGCACCGCCGCGGCCCACCCCGACCAAGTGGCCGCCATCGCCGCATTCCACGGCCCCGTGGGCGCCGATGGGCCCGAACTCTTCTCCAAGCTCACCGCCCACGTCCACCTTGGCCACGCCGAAGGCGACATCACACGCGAGGCCCTCAGCGAGCTCAACCAAGCCCTGGATACCGCAGGTGTCAACTACACCTCCGAGATCTACCCCGGCACCATCCACGGCTTCACCATGTCCGACACCGACGCTTTCAGCGCCTCCGGGCTGAAGCGCCACTGGGACCACCTGCTCCCTCTCTTGGACCGCACCCTGGGCAACAGCTGA
- a CDS encoding winged helix-turn-helix domain-containing protein → MIARRFHVRFSPAQTWRILHQMGFTVQVPQRRAAAAGRGRGGHVDQGDLAAGGETMRDQDA, encoded by the coding sequence ATGATCGCGCGGCGCTTCCACGTCCGCTTCAGCCCGGCGCAGACCTGGCGCATCCTGCACCAGATGGGCTTCACCGTGCAGGTCCCGCAGCGGCGAGCCGCCGCTGCGGGACGAGGACGCGGTGGCCACGTGGATCAGGGAGACCTGGCCGCGGGTGGAGAGACGATGAGGGACCAGGACGCATAG
- the tgmC gene encoding ATP-grasp peptide maturase system methyltransferase, which translates to MTSSTSLRQGLADELAQGGQLTDPAWRSAVEAVPRELFLGDTVFRPNGTQWEPVHRDQLGDDEWLRRVYSNTTWVTQVEGISASSALGPLSGRPTSSSTLPSLVLRMLELADIREGDKVLEIGTGTGYSTAILCHRLGDEAVCSVEYDEGLAATAARQLQAAGCSPHLITGDGLRGYQDGADYDSVIATCAVRTIPPSWLWQLRDGGSIVTTISGWMLASGLIRLVLDEEGVARGRFTGEKVSYMLARPHERPPRPTFYPHPGTIRNARVSPELLDDWTAQFVAQLAAPSAELVRTGEGIALIDVATGSQAWTEPHGDGWTVHQDGPLQLWDQVEDALALWEKEGAPDQTAFGMTVTEWDQTVWLGDPKGPSWRLPA; encoded by the coding sequence ATGACCAGCAGCACCTCTCTCCGCCAGGGCCTCGCCGACGAGCTTGCCCAAGGCGGCCAGCTCACCGACCCAGCTTGGCGATCAGCCGTCGAGGCCGTGCCCCGCGAACTTTTTCTGGGGGACACCGTCTTTCGACCGAACGGCACCCAGTGGGAACCCGTCCACCGCGACCAGCTCGGCGACGACGAGTGGCTCCGGCGGGTTTATTCGAACACCACGTGGGTGACTCAGGTCGAGGGCATCAGCGCAAGCAGCGCCCTCGGCCCTCTCTCGGGACGCCCCACCTCTTCCAGCACTTTGCCGTCCCTCGTCCTGCGGATGCTCGAACTCGCGGACATCCGCGAGGGAGACAAGGTCCTCGAAATCGGCACCGGAACCGGCTACTCCACAGCCATCCTGTGTCACCGGCTCGGCGACGAAGCCGTGTGCTCCGTGGAGTACGACGAGGGCTTGGCCGCGACCGCCGCACGGCAGCTCCAAGCCGCCGGCTGCTCTCCCCACCTCATCACCGGTGACGGCCTGCGCGGATACCAGGACGGTGCCGACTACGACAGCGTCATCGCGACCTGCGCGGTGCGCACCATTCCGCCGTCATGGCTGTGGCAGCTCCGCGACGGCGGCAGCATCGTCACCACGATCAGCGGCTGGATGCTCGCCTCCGGCCTGATCCGCCTCGTCCTCGACGAGGAAGGGGTCGCCCGCGGACGCTTCACCGGTGAAAAGGTCTCGTACATGCTTGCCCGCCCCCACGAGCGCCCGCCCCGGCCCACCTTCTACCCGCACCCCGGAACCATCCGCAACGCGCGCGTCAGCCCGGAACTGCTGGACGACTGGACGGCCCAGTTCGTCGCGCAGCTGGCAGCCCCCTCGGCCGAGCTGGTGCGAACTGGAGAAGGCATCGCCCTCATCGACGTGGCGACCGGTTCGCAGGCATGGACGGAGCCCCATGGTGACGGCTGGACCGTTCACCAGGACGGCCCACTGCAGTTGTGGGACCAGGTCGAGGACGCCCTTGCGCTATGGGAGAAGGAGGGCGCGCCTGATCAGACGGCATTCGGGATGACCGTCACCGAGTGGGACCAGACCGTGTGGCTCGGCGACCCGAAGGGACCGAGCTGGCGCCTGCCGGCCTGA
- the tgmB gene encoding ATP-grasp ribosomal peptide maturase, translating into MPVVRLDPADFPAAVTVRAQVGDFGLAGEIRTGTRVAALDRVRSVYWRRPRPYAAPTGLDDRDALWCVDQARYGLGGILAALPGAHYVNHPWRNRVAEYKPAQLAAAARCGLRVPPTLLTNDVDEARRFVAQHGPAVYKPLYNSDYTDSQGRGLTVWVEEVAAQDLDAGVNKTMHLFQQRVDKVADIRLTAVGDRLFAVRIDGSPGLDWRRHYDDLSYALINTPPDVAKGVRDYLAAFGLTYGAFDFGLDASGMWHFYECNPNGQFAWFPTPITSQITTAIADQLQHPDRDRR; encoded by the coding sequence GTGCCGGTGGTCCGGCTCGACCCGGCGGACTTTCCGGCCGCAGTCACCGTGAGGGCACAGGTCGGCGACTTCGGCCTTGCCGGCGAGATCCGCACAGGGACGCGGGTTGCTGCGTTGGACAGGGTGCGCTCGGTGTACTGGCGGCGGCCACGTCCCTACGCCGCACCGACTGGCCTCGACGACCGTGACGCCCTGTGGTGTGTAGACCAGGCCCGCTACGGGCTCGGCGGCATCCTGGCCGCGCTGCCAGGCGCGCACTATGTGAACCATCCGTGGCGCAACCGAGTCGCCGAGTACAAACCTGCCCAGCTCGCTGCGGCTGCGCGGTGCGGGCTGCGCGTTCCGCCAACGCTCCTGACGAACGACGTGGACGAGGCCCGGCGATTCGTGGCCCAGCACGGGCCGGCTGTCTACAAGCCGCTGTACAACAGCGACTACACCGACTCGCAAGGGCGCGGACTGACGGTCTGGGTCGAGGAAGTAGCGGCACAGGACCTGGACGCCGGGGTCAACAAGACGATGCACCTGTTCCAGCAACGGGTCGACAAGGTCGCGGACATCCGGCTCACCGCCGTCGGCGACCGCCTGTTCGCGGTTCGGATCGACGGCTCTCCCGGCCTGGACTGGCGCCGGCACTACGACGACCTCTCCTACGCCTTGATCAACACACCACCCGACGTGGCGAAGGGCGTACGCGACTACCTCGCGGCGTTCGGCCTGACGTACGGCGCCTTCGACTTCGGGCTCGACGCCTCCGGCATGTGGCACTTCTACGAGTGCAACCCCAACGGCCAGTTCGCATGGTTCCCTACCCCGATCACCAGCCAGATCACCACAGCCATCGCCGACCAACTTCAGCACCCCGACCGGGACCGCCGATGA
- a CDS encoding AraC family transcriptional regulator, which produces MSRGGRWCWTAFWISSWMRAPRSWFARPDSTPPTGYRALAGPEIGQVLRSLHEGPARPWTVASLAHEAGMSRTAFARRFSALVGRPPLTCLTECPGPI; this is translated from the coding sequence ATGAGCCGGGGCGGCAGGTGGTGCTGGACCGCTTTCTGGATCTCCTCCTGGATGCGGGCGCCGCGCTCGTGGTTCGCTCGCCCCGACAGCACCCCGCCGACCGGGTACCGGGCGCTCGCCGGCCCGGAGATCGGGCAGGTGCTGCGGTCGTTGCACGAGGGCCCGGCCCGCCCGTGGACGGTCGCTTCGCTGGCGCACGAGGCGGGCATGTCCCGTACCGCGTTCGCGCGCCGCTTCTCGGCCCTGGTCGGCAGGCCCCCGCTGACCTGTCTGACGGAGTGTCCTGGACCTATCTGA
- a CDS encoding TIGR04222 domain-containing membrane protein, which yields MSFGYFLLLPGYALAVVCAVYGWRAEAHARRAARRTTPAPDLPAVTTAAHWGTRPAAGGASREVLEIAWLQGGAPRTVDTALLTMEQDGLLRVDAQGKVRLTADSLPRTPAERAITDEHAEAGRHAGAVTLGDLRGRLIANQEIAAIGESLVHRGLAHDTAQGTRLRLGHLLLRLCARIYPVLAVLATGVTFMGFARAGEIADAKTMAWYGLTVVVLMCLAGLLCRMVGDTVLPDPVPATALGRDVLHGARRDRSPYATGAAAEAGGGIALALALDGIGALGDQPVCEVLADCGVGTVAGDSSAWWSDAFSGSGGDSGPSETAGSDSWSGGDSGSSGDSGTGA from the coding sequence ATGTCCTTCGGATACTTCCTGCTCCTGCCGGGCTACGCCCTGGCCGTCGTGTGCGCCGTCTACGGCTGGCGGGCAGAGGCCCACGCTCGCCGCGCCGCCCGCCGTACGACCCCCGCCCCGGATCTCCCGGCGGTGACGACCGCCGCGCACTGGGGCACCCGCCCCGCCGCGGGCGGGGCCTCGCGCGAGGTCCTGGAGATCGCCTGGCTCCAGGGCGGCGCCCCGCGGACCGTCGACACCGCCCTGCTCACCATGGAGCAGGACGGACTGCTGAGGGTCGACGCCCAGGGGAAGGTCCGTCTCACCGCCGACAGCCTGCCGCGGACCCCGGCCGAACGGGCGATCACCGACGAACACGCCGAAGCAGGGCGCCACGCAGGCGCAGTCACCCTGGGGGATCTCCGCGGCCGACTGATCGCCAACCAGGAGATCGCGGCCATCGGCGAATCCCTGGTCCACCGAGGCCTGGCCCACGACACCGCACAGGGCACGCGGCTCCGCCTCGGGCATCTCCTGCTCCGGCTGTGCGCCAGGATCTACCCGGTGCTCGCGGTCCTCGCGACGGGTGTGACGTTCATGGGATTCGCCCGGGCCGGCGAGATCGCTGACGCGAAAACCATGGCGTGGTACGGCCTGACCGTAGTGGTTTTGATGTGCCTCGCCGGCCTGCTGTGCCGCATGGTCGGCGACACCGTCCTTCCGGACCCCGTTCCCGCCACCGCCCTTGGCCGGGACGTCCTGCACGGTGCCCGGCGTGACCGTTCGCCGTACGCCACCGGCGCGGCAGCCGAGGCCGGTGGCGGCATCGCCCTGGCACTGGCACTGGACGGCATCGGCGCCCTGGGCGATCAGCCGGTCTGCGAGGTGCTGGCAGACTGCGGCGTCGGCACGGTCGCCGGCGACTCCTCCGCATGGTGGTCCGACGCCTTCAGCGGATCCGGCGGTGACTCTGGACCAAGCGAGACGGCGGGCAGCGACAGCTGGTCCGGCGGCGACAGCGGTTCGAGCGGGGACAGCGGCACAGGAGCCTGA
- a CDS encoding Ig-like domain-containing protein → MATEQRPWGRRGWPSRASAGGPGEPRPTGNVTFAVDGTVAGTSELKPSVRNCSTARLALRHLTVGSHTITATYSGDADYASNSTTPETLVHTVNTCKHHGRAPKNGNPGC, encoded by the coding sequence GTGGCCACCGAACAGCGACCGTGGGGAAGGCGCGGCTGGCCCAGCCGGGCCAGTGCCGGGGGACCGGGCGAACCCCGCCCGACCGGCAACGTCACCTTCGCCGTCGACGGCACCGTCGCGGGCACGTCCGAGCTCAAGCCCAGCGTCCGCAACTGCAGCACCGCCCGACTGGCCCTCAGGCACCTGACCGTCGGCAGCCACACCATCACCGCCACCTACTCCGGCGACGCCGACTACGCCTCCAACAGCACCACCCCCGAAACACTCGTCCACACCGTCAACACGTGCAAGCACCACGGGCGGGCTCCGAAGAACGGCAACCCCGGCTGCTGA
- a CDS encoding AraC family transcriptional regulator: MGAGGEHARLWTAVGSPQVELLAARFERFAFDRHSHEQLSVGVIEQGAEGLHMAGEKVVVPAGQLVILNPGQVHTGFAAAESGWRYRMFYFDTAMVDELAREHLGVPDVWFPETAVRDAGLFARLRRVHREQERAADPLTAESLLLGGLGAVLRRHARTGRASAARPPRDVRRGPDLARQLLHDRWTEPVTVAELSAAAGMPRATLIAAFRQAYGLPPHAYLLRLRANRARRLLLAGQRPAEVAGAAGFADQAHLTRVCKRYFGVTPGAIRH, encoded by the coding sequence ATGGGAGCGGGAGGCGAGCACGCACGGCTGTGGACCGCGGTCGGCAGTCCGCAGGTGGAGCTGCTTGCTGCTCGATTCGAGCGCTTCGCGTTCGACCGACACAGCCACGAGCAGCTCTCCGTCGGCGTCATCGAACAGGGCGCGGAGGGGCTGCACATGGCCGGCGAGAAGGTCGTGGTGCCCGCCGGACAACTGGTGATCCTCAACCCCGGCCAGGTGCACACCGGCTTCGCCGCCGCGGAGTCCGGCTGGCGGTACCGGATGTTCTACTTCGACACCGCGATGGTCGACGAACTGGCCCGCGAGCACCTGGGGGTTCCGGACGTCTGGTTTCCGGAGACGGCCGTACGGGACGCAGGGCTGTTCGCCCGGCTGCGCCGCGTCCACCGGGAGCAGGAGCGCGCCGCCGATCCCCTCACCGCCGAGTCCCTGCTGCTCGGTGGCCTGGGCGCGGTGCTGCGGCGGCATGCCCGCACCGGCAGGGCGTCCGCCGCCAGGCCGCCGCGCGACGTGCGCCGCGGTCCGGATCTGGCCCGGCAGCTGCTGCACGACCGGTGGACCGAGCCCGTCACCGTCGCTGAGCTCAGCGCCGCCGCGGGCATGCCGCGGGCCACGCTCATCGCCGCCTTCCGCCAGGCGTACGGGCTGCCGCCGCACGCCTATCTGCTGCGGCTGCGCGCCAACCGGGCCCGCCGCCTCCTGCTGGCCGGGCAACGGCCGGCGGAGGTGGCGGGCGCCGCGGGCTTCGCCGACCAGGCGCACCTGACCCGGGTCTGCAAGCGGTACTTCGGGGTCACGCCGGGAGCCATCCGTCACTGA